A window of Atribacterota bacterium genomic DNA:
CAACTTGGAGAATTTCGCCTCGATGTCTACATCCAGAGATTCTGCACTCATGTGAATATTATTCCTCCCGGTTCAGGATATCCACAATCCGATATCGCACTACACCAGCCGGAACTTTAATCTCGACTTCTTCACCTCTCCGCTTTCCCATGAGAGCCTGAGCGAGGGGTGATTCAAATGAGATCCTCCGCGTAGCCGGGTCAGCACCCACCGAATCCACGATGGTATATTCCACCTTTTTACCTTGGCTCAAGTTCTCCAGAACTACTCGAACCCCAAGCCGTACCCTACCCAAATCTCCCTCTTCCTCTTCCACAATTTCAGCTTTGCGAAGTTTTTCTTCGATGGCCAAAATTCTCCCTTCCACAAAGGCTTGCTCGTTTTTTGCCTCCTCGTATTCGGCATTTTCACTCAAATCCCCGAACGAAAGAGCGTGGTTAATTTTATCAGCCACTTCTTTTCTACGAACCGTCTTCAGATACCGGAGTTCTTCCTCCAGTTTTTTGTACCCCTCAAGAGTCAATTTAATCCTTCCATCCTCTTTCCTTTTCTCCATCCCGGTCGCCCCCGTCATCAATCACCATCTGTTTTAAATTAACATAATACCATAATAGAAACATTTTCACCTTGTCAAGCATCGTCAACGCAAATGCCTCCAGACCACCTCTTTTTCCTCCCTTCGGAAAAGAATTCCGAGATACCCTACCAGAAAACCAGCCGGTAAGGAAAGAGCAAGGAGAACTGGCAGGTACCAAAGAAACGTTTCACTCCGCATCCAGAGAAAGGCCACCCACCACTGTCCCAGATTGTGGAAAAAAGCTCCCCCAACGCTTATCCACAGAGGCGTACTGCATCTTCGGTGGACAAGAACCATACCGATAAGACTGGTGAATCCTCCAACCAGACTCATCAGGAAAGGAATGCTCAAAAAATTTCCTCCCAGGAAACTTCCCAGAAAAATCCGCAGAAGGTTAATGCACAATGCTTCTTTCGTTTTTCCAGAAAGAAGTAACACTAAGGGAACCACGTTCGCCAAGCCTAATCTCATTCCCGGCAAGGGCAAAAGAGGAGGAAAAAAGCTTTCTATCCAGTGTAAAATAAGCCCCAGAGCCAAAAAAAGTCCCAATCCCGTTACTCTTTTTGCCGAAACACGCCCATCGGAAGACGTTTTTGTATTCTCCCTGCTTCAAAATAGTTCCGTTATCTTATATAATACCAAAAAGAACCAGGGAGAGCAAAAATGAAAGGCAATCGAGAGAAAAATATCGTCATCACTGGCTTAGCTTCGTTGTTTACTGACGTGAGCTCCGAAATGATCTATCCCATTATCCCTCTCTACCTTCGAGCCCTGGGCGGAGGACCATTCATCTTGGGAACCATTGAAGGCATTGCCGAATCCACCGCCTCGATTCTTAAGGTTTTCTCAGGAGCAATTGCCGATCGGAGTGGAAAAAGGAAGCCACTGACTATTCTGGGATATGCACTCTCGCTTCTGGGTAAAGCACTTTTCTATTTTGCCCGTGGCTGGCCAACCATACTGGGGGGACGATTTGCCGACCGTTTTGGTAAGGGAATCCGGACCGCTCCTCGTGATGCGATGATTTCTGAATCTGTTTCCGCACAAGTGCAGGGGAAAGCTTTTGGTCTACACCGTACCCTTGACACTCTGGGTGCTCTTATTGGAGTACTCATCACCTACTTCTTTATGGCACAAATTCAGCAAAAGGCCGCAGCATCCAGAGAGCTTACACGCTATCTTCCTACCTTTCGTCTTGTCATCCTTTTGAGCCTTATTCCCGCTATGCTGGGGGTTCTGGTTCTCTTTTTTACTCTGGAAACAGGAACTGGGAAGAGAACGAACGTCACATTTCCCCTTCAATTCCATTTAGTTAAATATCTCAACCCCAAAACCAAGGTATTGTTTCTGGCCACTTTTATCTTCACTCTTGGTAATTCTTCCAATCAATTCATTCTCCTCCGAGCTGCGGAACCGGATATTGGACTCAGCCCCAAAAATGTCATCTTCCTTTATCTTCTTTATAACCTGGTTTATATGCTTGTTTCTTATCCGGCTGGAAACCTTTCCGATAGAATCGGAAAGAAACAACTTCTCGTCTTTGGTTTCTCGCTTTATTCCCTCTCATACTTTCTCATTGGAATGGTCCCCCGGCTCATTTTCTGGGCCATGATTCCCTATGGCCTCCACATCGGCATGACCGAAGGAGTTTCCAAAGCCTTAGTGGCAGAGCTTTCCTCTCCAGAGAAGAAAGCCACCATCCTGGGATTGCATGCTACACTACTTGGAATTGGTCTTTTCCCCGCTTCGCTTTTAGCTGGATGGTTCTGGAACATGTGGGGTGCAGCCAGCCCCTTCCTTTTTGGCGGTAGCACCAGCCTTATGACCGCCATGATTCTTGTTTTTTTCCTCTAAGGGGGACGTACCATGTCCTGCGTCGTGCTCCTCACTGATTGGGGACACCAAAGTTACTACGTAGGAGTAGTCAAGGGGGTGATATCCAAAATCAATCCCCACGTAACGGTCATCGATCTCACTCATGAAATAGAACCGTACAATGTCCGGGAAGCAATGCATATTCTGGCTCGAGCGTACCGCGATTTTCCTTCCAAAAGTATTTTCATGGGGGTCGTTGATTCCGGAGTGGGAACAGAAAGAAAGGCCATTGCTATAGAAACATCGAGTGGTTATTTTTTGGTGGGACCTGACAATGGTATGTTCACGCTGATCGCCATCGAAGATGGAGTCAAAAAAGTGATCGAGCTCAGTAACTCTACCTATTTCTATACCCCCAACCCCTCTTCCACCTTTCACGGTAGGGATATTTTCGCACCGGTGAGTGCACATCTAAGCTCAGGCGTAGCTTTGGAAATGCTCGGCGTGCCGCTTGAAAAACCAGTGCTGTTATCCTGTGCTCGAGCAGAACTCTGTCGTGATACCATCCGGGGAGAAGTCCTTTTTTTCGATCGCTTTGGCAACATCGAAACAAACATCCCTGCCCACCTTGCCGAGAAAGCCAGTTTTGCGGGAAGCGAAGTCACACTCGTTCTTGGTCAAAAAACATACCTTCTCCGTTATACTTCAACGTACGGTACCGAGCCAAGGGGAACGTTAACCATTCACCCCGATAGTTCCGGCTTTTTAGAAATTGCCGTCACCCAAGGCAATGCTCGCCAGCTTCTCCAAGCTCAAGCTGGAATGGAAATCATGCTTAGGAAAGCTTTTCAAAAACCCTCTCCAGAGCAAGATAAGCCTCTTTGAAAACCGGGTAAAGACGGCGATAAACTTCTATATCTTCCGGGCGAGGAACAAATCGATCTGTAATCTTAACCATCTCCTCTGCCACTTCAAGATCGGGGTACAGACCTATCCCCACCCCTCCACAAATCGCTGCTCCCAGCGAAGTTGCTTCTTCCAGATAGACAGGACGAAGAATCTCCACTTCAAAGACACCGGCCAAAATCTGAGCCCAGAAATCCCCTCTGGCACCCCCACCAATGAGTCGGATGTTTTCGACAGAGATGCCCTTTTCGCGAAACACATCCAAAATAATGCGCAAGTTAAAGGCCACCCCTTCAAGGACAGCTCGAATAAGGTGAGGCTTACGATGCCGGGGTGTCAACCCTATGAACGCACCTCTCGCTTTGGGATTCCACCAGGGAGCCCGTTCTCCCATAAGGTAGGGAAGAAAGAACAAGTTCTCACATCCTGCTTCAACTTTTTTGGCCTCCATATCGAGCAGGGCATAAGAATTCAATTCCAATTCTTCCGCCAATTCTCTTTCTCTCCTACACAGAGCATCACGACACCACTGGTACGATCCACCAGCTGATTGCATGGTTCCGGTGGGCATAAAAAGACCCCGCGCCAGATGGTGGAATGTGAAGGTTCTTTTTTTCTCATCATAAAAAGGACGTGCTGATGCCAGAGCAATCCAGGAAGAAGAACCCAGATAATGATATGCCTGTCCCTCCCGTACCACTCCTGCCCCACAGGCAGCACAGGCACCATCACCACCGCCTATAACCACCTTCGTTTTTCCCGTAAGGCCAAGCGCTTCCTGTGCCTCTTTAATCAGTTCTCCCACCACTACGGTTGAGGGATACGGCTCAGGAAGTTTTTCCAAGGGAATATCGACGACCTTGAGAATCTCTTCAGACCAGGTTTCTTTTTCAAGATCAAAAAGATTGGTACCAGAAGCATCGGAAAAATCTGTTACCCACTTTCCGGTTAAACGGAAGACGACGAAATCCTTCGCCAAAAGGAATTTATACGCTTTCTCATAAATTTCTTGGTGGTGGTGGCGAAACCACAGAATTTTAGCCAGAGAATAGTTAGCACTCAAACGATGACCGGTAACGGTATAAATACGTTCCTCATCAATGCGTTCCCTCACCCACTCTACTTCTTGAATGCTCCGACGGTCAGCCCAGATGAGCATTCGGTATAGGGGATTCCCCCTCTCGTCAACCGGCAAAGCGCCCATCATCTGGCCGGAAAAAGCAATGACCGCGATGTCTTCTTTATCGACCCCGCTTGTGGTCAGGAGTTCACGTGTGGAAGACACCACTGCCTTCCAGTAATCGAGTGCATCTTGTTCCACCGAAAGTGCATCGGGAAAATAGGTTTCATACCCAAAAAAACTACTTGCCAAACAATTGCCTTCCTCATCAAAAAGCGTTGCCTTATTACCAGTTGTACCAAGATCATGAGCTATAATGAACTTGGCCATCTTCTCCCTCCCTCTTCCTGACGAAAAGTCTTACGGTAACAATTCTTTTCCCTTTCATACGTTCCACTTTCAGCTCATAGTTATCGACCGCCACAACTTCTCCTTCTTCGGGAATTTTACCCAGAATTTCCATGATTAATCCTCCCAAGGTTTCGAACTCTTCACTTTCCGGAATTTGCAAACCCAGCAATTCATTGAGGTTTTCAATGGGAACCGAAGCGTTGACTAAATACTCATCTTCCTTAATGCACCGGTAGGGAGTTGTCTCCCGGTCATGTTCATCCCGTATCTCTCCCACCAGTTCCTCCAATAGGTCTTCAATGGTCACCAAACCTGCTGTTCCTCCGTATTCGTCAAGGACGATGGCCATGTGAACTCGCTGTTGCTGGAGTTCCCGCAACAATTCGATAACCTTTTTGGTAGCCGGAACAAAATGAATGGGACGTACCACCTCAGAAACAAGTTTCGCAAGCCTTCCCTCTCGAAGATGGGGCAAAATATCCTTAATGTGGACAAAACCAACAATATTGTCAATATCTTCTCGGTACACTGGTAAACGCGAAAAATGACTCTGAATAGAGAGAAACAGAGCGTCTTCCAGAGTGGCCGTTTCCTCGATGCAGACGATATCTGTACGGGGCGTCATCACTTCATAGGCCAGAGTATCTCCAAATTCAAAGACTTCATTGATGAGGCGCCGTTCTTCCACGGGTAAAATCCTCTGCTCACTAATCAAAAGGCGAATCTCCTCATCGGTTACCGAAGGCACAACTTCACTGGAAACTCCTACAAGTCGCGCGATAAAATCAGTGGAAATCGACAAAACTCGCACCGCAGGTCTTAATGCTCGGGAGAGAAAAAAGATAAAACGCGCCACCAGAATCGAAAACCTTTCCGGATGAGCCATTGCTACCCTCTTGGGAACCAGTTCCCCCAGGACCAGACTCCCAAAAGAAATAACCACGGTCACAAGAATCACCGCGAGTTCCTGACCAAAACTACGCAAGATCGGTATTCCTGAAGCTTCCCACCGCCGGCCCAGTGCCTGTGAAAAAGATATAGCTCCTGCAGCACTGGCAAAAAAACCCGCCATGGTAACCCCAATTTGAATGGTAGCCAGGAATTCGCTGGGATTCTCCAGAAGATATCGCAATGCCTTCCCTCGATGAGTGTCTCTATCTTTCTCAAGCCTTAACCGACTCTTGCGGATCGAAACGATGGCAATTTCAGAGGCTGCAAAAAAAGCATTCACAGCGATAAGAAGGAGAATGAGTAAAAACGTACCCAGAGAACCCATTTTCTCCTCAGAATCCCCCTCTGCAACCAGAAAAAACAAAATATCCCACGGCGATTCTCATCTTATCACACTTTTTTCCTATTCTCCACCCAAAACCCTTAACGCCAGGAGTGAATAAATTCTGCCTGCCACAACGATATCGGTCACTGAAACAAACTCGTTGGCCGAATGCGCTTCTTCAATTTTTCCTGGGCCAAAGATCAAAGCTGGAATGCCGACTTCAACCAGGAACGAGGCTTCACAGGAAGCAGGAAAAGGGGCAAAGGTGGGGATTTCCCCTGGAACCTCGGCAATAGATCGGGAAAGGAGCTCGACAACTTTCACCTCTCGAGAAACCCTGCTGGGAGGAAGGTGTGGAATGGATTGAGTGAGAACATAGTCAAACTCTAGTCCCATTTCTTGACGAACTTTCTCAATGGATTCTTCCAGGATTGACTGAATCTTTTTCAGAGGAAAATCCGGCAGAGTGCGGACATCAACTTCGAACATACAGTGTTCTGGAACCACATTGGCAGAAAGCCCTCCCTGGATTTTTCCTACACTTAAAGCTGGACTCCCCAAATCAGGATCGCTGACTTTTTCGAGTTCTTTATTACGTCTCTCTATTTCTCGAATAACATGAGAAGCAATATAGATAGCATTCACTCCTCGCTCTGCCACCGCTGCGTGACAGGCCCTGCCTTTAATCTCCATCCGGTACGCAGCCACACCTCGATGACCGAGACTGATATTAAGACCGGTCGGTTCTCCTACGACTGCAAAATCAACCATATCCTCTTCCTTGCGGTACTGCTCAATCCACTTTTTAATTCCAGAATTATCCTGCTCTTCGTCCACCACGAAGAGGACTTTCAGTTTTCCGTAAAGATAAGGAGCGAAAAGGGCAATCATCTTGGCCGTGTACATCATGGCCGCCAGAGCCCCTTTCATATCACAGGCCCCACGCCCATAGAGGCGATTGTTCGCAATTTCTCCACCCAGTGGTGGATACTTCCATCCACTCCCGATGGGAACAGTATCCATGTGTCCATTTAATAAAAGACAAGGCCCCTCACCCAGGGTTCCTTTCACTTCAGCCACCAAATTGGCCCGATTGGATTCCACCTCTTGCCACTCTACCGAAATTTGATGGTCAATGAAATAATTAGCAATAAACTGGGCAATACGATTCTCTCCCTGCCCCCCAGATACGCTTTCAATGCGTACTAGGTTTTGCGCTAAACTAATCGGTTCAAAAAGGTCAAACTCGTTATCGAGCAATGTTTTCCAATCAGGCACGGTACCCTCCTAACGGAGATAACGGCTCCCCCGCTTCTGCAGAGCAATTTTCTCCTGACACAGGGGGCATTCTTCAGGAGAATACGTGGCAATTTCGAGTTGAAGCAGAGGTTGAAAGGGATAACGAAACGAGACTTTCCCCCCACTGCGGTCAACCAGAGCCGCAATCCCCACAATCGAAGCCCCTTTTTCTTCGACTGCTTTGACCACTTCCTGAATCGATGCACCGGTTGTAACCACGTCTTCCACAATGAGAACATGTTCCCCTTCCCGAATGGAGAAATCTCGCCGAAAAACCATCTTTCCTTCATCTCGTTCAGTGAACGCCATTGGCACACCCAACTGTCGAGCTGCTTCATAAGCCAGGATTATTCCTCCCACCGCCGGCCCCACCACAAGATCCACGCTTTCCCCTCGAAACTTGGCCACCATCTCCCGCACCAGAATTGCCACATATTCAGGAAACTGGAGAAGCCGAAATTTCTCCACATAATAGGGACTGTGCAAACCCGACGTTAAAAGGAAATGTCCCTCCAGAAATGCTCCAGCCTTTCGAAACAGGTCCAGAATTTCCTCTCGTTCCATAGACTTACCTCACCTTTCCAATGATACTATTTATGTCATCAATTTGCTTCCTTGCCAAATATGCCTCCAGGTCTTTTAGCACCTGAAGTGCTGCAGAAGGGTCCACGAGGGTACAGCTCCCAAGAGCAACTCCTTTTGCTCCCAAAAGTAAGAATTCCAGAGCATCGGAAGCAGTGACAATTCCTCCCATCCCGATAACCGGAAGAGTAGTCACATCCAAAATTTCGTACACCATCTTAAGCGCCAGTGGTTTAATTGCTGGACCAGAAAGACCGGCAAACTTAAGATGGAAGAAAAAACCCATTTTTTCCACATCAACGCTCAACGCCGGAAAAGAGTTGGTGACACTTATTGCCTCCACCCGTTCCTTCTCAAAAATGGAGACGACTTTCTTCCATTCCTGCACCTGGGGACCCACTTTTACGATGAGAAACTTTTCGGTTACCGAACGAATTTCAGCTACAAGACGTTGCAAAGTTCCTTCGTCTTCTAAAAACGTTGCTTCCTTTTTCTCCAGGTTGGGACAGGAAACGTTTACTTCGATAGCATCGATACGTGGAATCTTTTCCAGTTCCTGCGTCACCGCCACGTACTCTTTTATCGTCTTTCCCCAGATCCCCACAAAAATTCGCGTGGTCAACGTTTCGAGAAACGGAAGATCTTCTTCCAGAAACCGGTATACACCTTTATTTTCTAGACCGATAGAATTCATCATTCCCCCATAGGTCTCCCGTATCCGGGGCGGGGGGTTGCCTTTCCAGGGGGCAATACTCAGACTTTTGATTGTAAGCGCACCCACCTGATTGAGGTCAAAATATGGTGCTAAATCCTTCCCGTACCCACAAGTACCGGAAGCAAGAATTACGGGGTTATGGAGCGTCATTCTTCCTAACGACACGCTCAGATTCATAGTCTTACCTCGGAAAGCAAAAATACTGGTCCGTCCTTACAGATATGGTAATATCCTTCACCATCCATCTTCTCTACCCCACAGCTCAGACACACCCCAAAACCACAACCCATAAGGGATTCGAGAGAAACTTCTACCGGAATATTCCTGAGTCCCTCCGCCTTGCACAAAGCCCGCACCATACCTTCAGGGCCACAAGAGTATACCCTGGTTCCATCAGGCAAAGAAACCGAGGTAAGATGCCTTTCTAAAAGAGTCACTACGTCCCCACAGAAACCCCCCGGAACC
This region includes:
- the greA gene encoding transcription elongation factor GreA yields the protein MEKRKEDGRIKLTLEGYKKLEEELRYLKTVRRKEVADKINHALSFGDLSENAEYEEAKNEQAFVEGRILAIEEKLRKAEIVEEEEGDLGRVRLGVRVVLENLSQGKKVEYTIVDSVGADPATRRISFESPLAQALMGKRRGEEVEIKVPAGVVRYRIVDILNREE
- a CDS encoding Gx transporter family protein, with protein sequence MGLFLALGLILHWIESFFPPLLPLPGMRLGLANVVPLVLLLSGKTKEALCINLLRIFLGSFLGGNFLSIPFLMSLVGGFTSLIGMVLVHRRCSTPLWISVGGAFFHNLGQWWVAFLWMRSETFLWYLPVLLALSLPAGFLVGYLGILFRREEKEVVWRHLR
- a CDS encoding MFS transporter; its protein translation is MKGNREKNIVITGLASLFTDVSSEMIYPIIPLYLRALGGGPFILGTIEGIAESTASILKVFSGAIADRSGKRKPLTILGYALSLLGKALFYFARGWPTILGGRFADRFGKGIRTAPRDAMISESVSAQVQGKAFGLHRTLDTLGALIGVLITYFFMAQIQQKAAASRELTRYLPTFRLVILLSLIPAMLGVLVLFFTLETGTGKRTNVTFPLQFHLVKYLNPKTKVLFLATFIFTLGNSSNQFILLRAAEPDIGLSPKNVIFLYLLYNLVYMLVSYPAGNLSDRIGKKQLLVFGFSLYSLSYFLIGMVPRLIFWAMIPYGLHIGMTEGVSKALVAELSSPEKKATILGLHATLLGIGLFPASLLAGWFWNMWGAASPFLFGGSTSLMTAMILVFFL
- a CDS encoding SAM-dependent chlorinase/fluorinase, producing the protein MSCVVLLTDWGHQSYYVGVVKGVISKINPHVTVIDLTHEIEPYNVREAMHILARAYRDFPSKSIFMGVVDSGVGTERKAIAIETSSGYFLVGPDNGMFTLIAIEDGVKKVIELSNSTYFYTPNPSSTFHGRDIFAPVSAHLSSGVALEMLGVPLEKPVLLSCARAELCRDTIRGEVLFFDRFGNIETNIPAHLAEKASFAGSEVTLVLGQKTYLLRYTSTYGTEPRGTLTIHPDSSGFLEIAVTQGNARQLLQAQAGMEIMLRKAFQKPSPEQDKPL
- the xylB gene encoding xylulokinase produces the protein MAKFIIAHDLGTTGNKATLFDEEGNCLASSFFGYETYFPDALSVEQDALDYWKAVVSSTRELLTTSGVDKEDIAVIAFSGQMMGALPVDERGNPLYRMLIWADRRSIQEVEWVRERIDEERIYTVTGHRLSANYSLAKILWFRHHHQEIYEKAYKFLLAKDFVVFRLTGKWVTDFSDASGTNLFDLEKETWSEEILKVVDIPLEKLPEPYPSTVVVGELIKEAQEALGLTGKTKVVIGGGDGACAACGAGVVREGQAYHYLGSSSWIALASARPFYDEKKRTFTFHHLARGLFMPTGTMQSAGGSYQWCRDALCRRERELAEELELNSYALLDMEAKKVEAGCENLFFLPYLMGERAPWWNPKARGAFIGLTPRHRKPHLIRAVLEGVAFNLRIILDVFREKGISVENIRLIGGGARGDFWAQILAGVFEVEILRPVYLEEATSLGAAICGGVGIGLYPDLEVAEEMVKITDRFVPRPEDIEVYRRLYPVFKEAYLALERVFEKLS
- a CDS encoding hemolysin family protein; the protein is MGSLGTFLLILLLIAVNAFFAASEIAIVSIRKSRLRLEKDRDTHRGKALRYLLENPSEFLATIQIGVTMAGFFASAAGAISFSQALGRRWEASGIPILRSFGQELAVILVTVVISFGSLVLGELVPKRVAMAHPERFSILVARFIFFLSRALRPAVRVLSISTDFIARLVGVSSEVVPSVTDEEIRLLISEQRILPVEERRLINEVFEFGDTLAYEVMTPRTDIVCIEETATLEDALFLSIQSHFSRLPVYREDIDNIVGFVHIKDILPHLREGRLAKLVSEVVRPIHFVPATKKVIELLRELQQQRVHMAIVLDEYGGTAGLVTIEDLLEELVGEIRDEHDRETTPYRCIKEDEYLVNASVPIENLNELLGLQIPESEEFETLGGLIMEILGKIPEEGEVVAVDNYELKVERMKGKRIVTVRLFVRKREGEDGQVHYSS
- a CDS encoding M20 family metallopeptidase; this translates as MPDWKTLLDNEFDLFEPISLAQNLVRIESVSGGQGENRIAQFIANYFIDHQISVEWQEVESNRANLVAEVKGTLGEGPCLLLNGHMDTVPIGSGWKYPPLGGEIANNRLYGRGACDMKGALAAMMYTAKMIALFAPYLYGKLKVLFVVDEEQDNSGIKKWIEQYRKEEDMVDFAVVGEPTGLNISLGHRGVAAYRMEIKGRACHAAVAERGVNAIYIASHVIREIERRNKELEKVSDPDLGSPALSVGKIQGGLSANVVPEHCMFEVDVRTLPDFPLKKIQSILEESIEKVRQEMGLEFDYVLTQSIPHLPPSRVSREVKVVELLSRSIAEVPGEIPTFAPFPASCEASFLVEVGIPALIFGPGKIEEAHSANEFVSVTDIVVAGRIYSLLALRVLGGE
- the pyrE gene encoding orotate phosphoribosyltransferase, translating into MEREEILDLFRKAGAFLEGHFLLTSGLHSPYYVEKFRLLQFPEYVAILVREMVAKFRGESVDLVVGPAVGGIILAYEAARQLGVPMAFTERDEGKMVFRRDFSIREGEHVLIVEDVVTTGASIQEVVKAVEEKGASIVGIAALVDRSGGKVSFRYPFQPLLQLEIATYSPEECPLCQEKIALQKRGSRYLR
- a CDS encoding dihydroorotate dehydrogenase, encoding MNLSVSLGRMTLHNPVILASGTCGYGKDLAPYFDLNQVGALTIKSLSIAPWKGNPPPRIRETYGGMMNSIGLENKGVYRFLEEDLPFLETLTTRIFVGIWGKTIKEYVAVTQELEKIPRIDAIEVNVSCPNLEKKEATFLEDEGTLQRLVAEIRSVTEKFLIVKVGPQVQEWKKVVSIFEKERVEAISVTNSFPALSVDVEKMGFFFHLKFAGLSGPAIKPLALKMVYEILDVTTLPVIGMGGIVTASDALEFLLLGAKGVALGSCTLVDPSAALQVLKDLEAYLARKQIDDINSIIGKVR